The following nucleotide sequence is from Pseudochaenichthys georgianus chromosome 17, fPseGeo1.2, whole genome shotgun sequence.
ctaaatacacagaagggtaatcacagaacaagacacagctgggcaggggaggagaaacacaaggacaacaggtgaacacaatcgggtaatcagggagggaaacagacataaagcagacaggaaacgggggtgaacactttacacaataaaacccaaggacaagaaaaacaccaacacagacaaaactacaaacgtgacaaaacatgagaatcgtgacagaacccccccctcaagggacggatcccagacgtcccaaaaaaaaaggtccagcagggtgggtggagggggaccggagggaggacacataactagggccaagaaagggtgggtggagggggtctggaggacgggtctcgggcggacggcccgggggaaaggcagagaccaaggagggggtctcgggcggaaggcccgggagcaaggcagagaccaaggacggggtctcgggcggaaggcccgggggcaaggcagagaccaaggagggggtctcgggtggacggcctgggggcaaggcaaagttcaaaaaggagcgaaggccacagcgggcaaactcagggggccgtgcattagggcaaaagcagcggcaggaagagtcagggggccgagtcagggggccgggtccgaggacgaagaccgcggcactcagggggccgggctcgagggagaagacagcggctctcagggggccgggctcgagggcgaagaccagacagctccggaggccgggcaggacccggtgtcggccgaacaggaaccggagccagtgggacaggcttcggcaggatcccccacggaagaggaccagtagttggcaggacccccggtgagacaggtgatggtggggcctccaacggaacaggacaaggggttggcaggacccccggcagaagagttgtcggcgggacccccagaggaacaggacataggattggcaggacccccggcaggagagcagtcggcgggacctccaacggcacaggacatagggttggcaggacccccggcagaagagtagtcggcgggacctccaacgggacaggacaaggagctggcaggacccccggcagaagagcagtcggcggggcctccaacggcacaggacaaagggttggcaggacccccggcaggagagcagtcggtgggacctccaacgagatgggacaaggagctggcaggacgcccggcaggagagcagacggcgggacctccaacgggacgggacaaagggttggcaggacccccggcaggagagtagtcggcggggcctccaacggcacaggacataggattggcaggacccccagcaggagagtagacggcgggacctccaacgggacagacatacgattggtaggacccccggcagagaagtagtcgacggggcctccaacgggacaggacatggagttggcaggacccccagcggaacctccaacagaccaggacattgggtagggacttgagacatgactcgagaggggaactagagacggaactccagaggggactagaggaggaacaagaggagggactagaggaggaactagaggagggaactcgagaggggacttgagaggggaactagagaggggactcgaggagggactagagcagggactaaaggagggactagaggagggacctcgagagggaactcgagaggggactggagaagtgactagaagagggactagagatgggactagggaattgactagaggcgggacttgagtaggaactagagatggaactcgagaggtgactggagaggggactcgagagggaactgaagatgggactagagaagggactagagaagggacttgggaagggactagagaggtgactaaaagggggactggagaagggactagggaagtgactagaggtgggactggagaagggactaggaaagtgacctgaggagggactagggaagggactagagaagggactagaggagggactatggcagctgggaccaggactggggccggaaccatggctgctggggccagaactggggctgtaaccatggttgctgaggccggaaccagggccggaaccatggccgctggggccagaaccatggctgctgggaccggcactggagccggagccgctggagtacgggctggaatcctggccttgcatcttccagagaccttttggaggctccgtggacctccaaacgccagacgggttcctgagaaaaggtctgaggttggaactggagccgctggaaccggaaccgaggcctggaccatggctgtgtgggccaggtaatcgagcaaggaaacatagctctgcgggccggtactggtgcatggatccatggctgtggaaaccggaactgaagccgggatcatggctgttggagcacgggctggaatcctggccctgcgtctcctagaggctctttggagactccgtggacctccaacaggACCGTAGTCGGATCCGAGGAAAGGGTTAGATGCGTTGGACCAGTCCTCAGGACAACTTGTGAAAAGCTGTAACCACTCCGGCAACGAACTCCTCAACCAAGGTATTTCGGCCACCTCCATTCGTGCCCTCTCGAGAATAGCCTCTTTGTCCGTTCTAGAAGAAGTTCCTTTCCACTCGGCATGAAAACATTGAAGGGAAAAGTCTAGATCGAACAGATCTAACTCAAAATCTTCcatatccgctgggtccatttttggtcggttcattctgttacgaatgggtgaagcaggtaggactcaaatgcagaataacgaaaagcgagctttattaaataataaagctgtggcaaaaacaaggcagaatccaaaatatccaataaagctgcacaaggaacacagaccgtgaaataacatggaggggaaacaatgaaccgacatggaacacaggggaagactagactaaatacacagaagggtaatcacagaacaagacacagctgggcaggggaggagaaacacaaggacaacaggtgaacacaatcgggtaatcagggagggaaacagacagaaagcagacaggaaacgggggtgaacactttacacaataaaacccaaggacaagaaaaacaccaacacagacaaaactacaaacgtgacaaaacatgagaatcgtgacagagtGGGGTCTAACAACCCCCCCTTGCGCCAAGAGAGCAGATAAGAGCATTTCCCCTAATGTTTAACTATTTTTTTACACCGGCCTTCAAAATGGTTGAACTGAAAAAATAAGGTAAAGATGTTTTTGAACCAATACAAACAGAGagctattgttttttattattattaataactaGTTGAAAAGGTCACAGCTCAAAAAAAATGCGTTCCAACATAACAGGTCACACTGTATGATGAAATTCATTTGAAACAAATAATTGCTATTTATATGTCAACAGTCGGGCCAAAATAATAAGCTTTGACTTTTTGATTCCGAACACATCATATACGGATCAATACCTCACTTGCATATTGACTTCCCTCAACAGAGAAGATCGATTATAGTGAGATACACGTAATAAGCAGTGACAATCTTCAAAAGCTTGAGTGCCATTGCTTGGTGAGAACTGAGAGGCTCACTTTCAGGCAGTGTGGTTTCTAGAATAAATCACCGAAATCTCCCCTTACAGCCAGCctaataaatgtgtgtgtatcagTTTCCCAGCATCCTCCCAGACTGCACATACCCTACAAGGACACTTGATTAAGGGCCTGAAAATAGATTAAAGTACTGTAATTTGAAAGGGGAATCCCCAAAGATGGTATGTGCCAGGCGAGTAGCCCAATGACACATTTACGTATATAACCACGCACACACCGAAGGACACTTTATTAAACCCTCTCCACTCTGCTCAGTGTGGGCGGCCATGAGTCCctcaggttgtgtgtgtggagagtgAAAGAGTGTATTTCTTTGTGTGGGCATCACAGACGCTGACGTATGAAAGCTTCGGGTTATTACGGCACAGAGGCAAGGTAAAacccgcacgcacacacacacacacacacacacacacacacacacacacacacacacacacacacacacacacacacacacacactcccaggaGGCATGGGTCcatgagaggaggagaagaatccacttacacagacagagacagagagccacaacATCCAGCCACGTCCACCAATAGAGAGACTGTTATCTCATTTTATATGATGAATTCTTTCATTTTCAAAGATTAGATTATCTGCTGCTgctaagagtgtgtgtgtatgtgttcatatgtgtgtgtgaataggatataatgactatttcttAATTGATTGACTTTATGTCATGCTATGCAGGTAACATTGTACAGTATATGCTCTATATGATGTTTTCCTAAAGCACATGAACATTTAAGACGTGGACTTTGTCTTAGAAGACACACTTGTTCCACCCTGAAGATACTGAGGTGCTTTTACTTGAGCACACCCATGACATGCTACTTTTATTGTCATAGGTTCATATTGTACTTTCTACTCAACcataatacatacataaaatGACATATATGATACGATGATATAGAATTATAATGTACCTTTATATTTTAAAGTACCCAACCTTATTAACAGTTAAAACAATAGTGTCTCCTCCAGCAACTAGAAAGGTGAAATACTAATAATGATATAAGGTCATATATAGGCTTCGGTACATCGCAATGTGTCTGCATTGCGTCATTTTACTATATTATTCAAAATCATCATAAACCAAACCTTATAGCAAAACTTTCCGACGTGTTCCAGTTCAGTGACTCGATTCTTATGAATATGAATTAGGGCTATGTGTGTGCTATCAAGACACCCGAGGCCAGCTTTTCACAGAACATCTGAGGTGTATTTCACAATAATTGTGCTTTTTCAATCCGTACAAAATCAGCCCCTGGTTGACAGATCACTCAGCGCTGAAGAAGCATAGCAGAAGTCTCAAGGTTCAGAAGGTACAGCTAGAGAACCAGTGGAGATGCACTATAGCCACATAGGAAAGAGTGATTTCATTCATTATGATTACTCATGAAATTGAATGTATATGAgcatatttaaaatgtatgatttattaAACAAACTCCAAATAAGGAAATAAGGAGGAGAACAGTATAAAGCCCATGAAAAAACCTATAGGAGAAAATGATGATTGAGCCAGATATCAAGAGTCCCAGAAACCCCCCTGGGGTGTGGTGGTGTTAAAAGGTGAGCAAAACACTCAGGATTGATACAAATAGGAATAGAGCTCAAATGATTAAAGAGGGGCGCTGACCTCCAATGGCAAAGGTTATGATAAGTCGTTGGGGAGCAAGTCTCATAAAGGTGTTCATGCGGTTTGGCCAATCTAGGGTAATTATTTTAGGTACTACCTTGTAGTGCATTTCAAAAAGGTTGCGATGAAGAATAGTCCTGAAGACGATGCAAGTCATCGTGTTCTGAAATCATGGAGTACAGCCTTCAAGAGCTACTGTACACACGACACTGTCCAAACTGCTGTATGTCTCATTATGAAGTATTTCAATAATAACGTCTTAGATATAACTTGGATAAATATAGGAACAAGTTACAAGATACGGGATAATACTCTATTAGGTCTACAATAACATCCCAGGGCACGTTGTTAATTCATTGGTGAAAAGGTTTTGATGGAGAATAGTCTTTAGAGAAGAGCACAATTGTAATTTGATAATCCGTATAACCATCTATTTAATCCTGATTACACAGCACAGTATTTCAATAATAAAGTGTAACATGTAACTTGCATGTTGTAATCAAGCTCCAGGATAGCACTCCTGTTGGTTTACAATAACACCCAGGGACATATTCATCAGTGATTCACACTGATTTTAAATTAAGCAAAACGGCAGGTGCAAAAATACATCAGCTGGATCTGAGGATCATTCATTGTCAAACTCAAAACACTTCCGACAGTGAAAAGAAAGCATGGCGCTATACTGACGTCGGTTGTAGTGTGTGTCCTCATTATAGCTTgcagtgtgtagtgtgtgtcaGCAGTGTATGGTTCAGTGGGAGGATGTGCAGTAAAGAATAAGCGTACAGAAACCTCCACAGACCCATCAAAAGGAGCTTTTAAATGCAAACACTATATATGTGCTCCGCTTAGCTAAGATTGATTTATCTGAAAAGGCTTGTGGGGAATAAGCAACTCACAAAATAATTGTTGATAGTGATTCCTTGTCTCAGGCACACTGATACTGTTTCGTTGCATGCATGAGACAAACAACCGGAAGTCAAAACAAGTCAGATAGAGCTCAAGGGTTGTACTGCTATCAAAAACAACAGGACGTTATAAGCTCTTTTTCATCGTGTGCACCGAATACATGTGTCAATTCGTTAGTAACACGTTCTGATTCAATCGTGCAGAACTTTAAGTGTTTTTAAGCAGTGGTCTTTGTAGTGCCATCGATTTCAACCTCATTAGGCACACAGTGATCAATAAAGGGTTGCATGCTTAGCGTGGGTTAAACAGCAGCGGAGTGATGATGACTATCTCTGAGTGTGGTGCTGATTGTATTTAAGGCGCTGACCATGGTGCTGAAGTTTTATGACATTATCTTTATACTATTTCTGGACCTTATGGTTTCactgattatttatttttcaaattaaaacacatttttataaTATTGTGTATCTCACATGTACTTGTATATTACCTCATCAGGGCGTGGGGACACTATAAATGTGTTATCACCAACATAGATATTGTAGTTTGTATAATACTTGTTTCATGTAGAGAAAATATAAAGCAAAGTAAGGCAGGTTATGGTGTCTTTTAATCCTAAAATTAATAAACAAAAGCAGGTGATTGAGTGATGGTGTGATATGCCATCACATTTTAATTATGTTTGTTCCGTTGTGTGTAAAGCTGCTGCTGGCACTTGACCTCTCAGGCTGATGAATAGTGGGCAATAAAAAGTAAGGAGTATGGATTCTTGCATGCAGACATGTGTTCCTGGGAACCCTGGGTCGCTGAGCTCACATCCCGCACGTCATTCTCCTGACATCAGCACACAGCTTAAATGCCAGCAGCACCGAGCGGTGTAAACACAGCAGGCACACCTTCATAGGGGCGCATCgcgagacacacacactgctgcaaCCTGAACAGAACAAGCAGTCCAAAGCAATGCACTGCACGCTCCGTCTGAAAGAGAAAGCTTCAGGATGTCATGTTACAGTTAAGGATTTATTTTGAGTTTATTTCCAGAGCAAGTTTTCTAAACAACGCGGAAAGTTAATTTCACTGTACCTCTGTGTAGTGTTGGTTGTAATAATGATCAACGACACACTTGCCTTTGGAGATTTGGACACGAATGTGTCTGCGCCTTTGCCTCCTCTCGCTCTCAGCCACAACCAAAGTGCTTTCCCTGCGCTCCGGCTGGAGTCCAAGTCTCTGGTCACTTCAGCCACCATGTTCGCCGTGGGAGTCCTGGGAAACCTCATCGCCATAGTCGTGCTGTGCATCTCCAAAAAGGAGCAGAAAGAGACCACTTTCTACACTCTGGTGTGCGGGATGGCCATCACGGACCTGCTGGGAACATGCTTCACCAGCCCCGTGGTGATCGCCACATATGTGGCCAACCGCTGGCCGGGAGGAGTGTTACTGTGCCACTTTTTCTCCTTCTCCATGCTCTTCTTCGGCTCTGCGGGGATGTCCATCCTGTGCGCCATGGCTGTGGAGCGATACTTGGCCATAAACCATGCGTATTTCTACTCCCAGCACATAGACCGGACCATGGCGCGATTTGCACTCCTGGCCGCCTACCTGGCTAACATTGTGCTGTGCATTATGCCCAGCTTTGGCTTCGGGCAGCACGTCAGGCACTTTCCCGGGACTTGGTGCTTTCTGGACTGGAGGGCGACGGACTCACTCGGAGCATGCTACTCCTTTCTGTACGGCGGAGTGATGGTGGTGCTGATCGCAGTGACACTTTTGTGTAATTTGGCCGTGTGCAAATCGCTGGTGGGGATGAACCAGAGGACCTCTTGTGAGCAGAGGGGGTCACGTCGCCGCTTCCCCCGGCTGCCCTCGGTCACCTCGGCCGCGGAGATCCAGATGTTCTGGCTGATGATCTTCATGACCATCGTGTTCCTGATCTGCTCCATCCCTTTAGTGGTAAGGACAACTTTAATGTTACTTTATTTGACCCTGTATCTTTGTTAAAGTCTTGTTGCATTTAGTTATGCTTTTTCTTTTGTGTGATTACACCCTTTTTCGAACTATCTTTTATCTGACAGGTGCGGATCTTCGTGAACCAGCTTTACGACCCTGCCTACATCTCTGCTGGGGGGAGGCCTGACTACCGGAGCGACATGCTGGCGATCCGCTTCGCCGCATTCAACCCCATATTAGACCCCTGGGTTTACATTTTGTGCCGGAAGAACCTGCTGCTGAAGGGCTGCGAGAAGCTAAAGAGGACAGTGTCGCACACTAAAGACATTCGTGGGGACAACATCGGCTGGGTGAGAGGTCAACACTCCCCTCCGTCTCTAAACAGCGATGATACCAGTTACGCGTCATTACGCACAGCCAGCTTCAGGAACGATGTGGAAGCACGTGTGTCCATCAATCATAAATCTTTCACAGACTTCGCCATGAGACAAGCATGGGAGTACGATACCGCCCGGGTCAACTTTCACCCGTTCAGCGTGGAGAGCACGGCGATCCTCGGGTGTGATGAGGAAGAAGCAACCGGCtccaaacaggaagtggaggtCAAGGAGTCTTCACGAGGCAGCGCGACTCCGCCCCTTTCTGCGCACGTGAGAAAGGTGGACATTGTCACCTGCACGTTTAGCACACCGAGTTCATGCCAGTCAGCGAAATGCCTTTGATGAACACTTGGTAATTCAACTGCCAACACCAGTGTAATGTTCCTATGTGGGTAGGTGCTTCATGTGCATAGCAAAGTGGTTCATGTGAATTCAAGTGTGAGAAAAATGATGCTGCCAGTGGACAAATCCACTCAATGAGATCTCTTCTGATAGTTTTAACCACCAACGAGCCATATGCTCAAATGAATGAAACATTTGAAACAGCACTTGTGACTGCGACTGAAATGATCTCAAGCACTCGATCAAACGTCACTCTCTTGTTATTCACTCTGCTGCACAGAGCTTTCTAACATTTCAATTCTGGGCTTTATTTAAAGGTTAAGTGATCACTTCAGGATCTGAAAGAAGTACAATAGTTGATGTGCATGTACATCTTCTTCATATCAACTaaaacatgtcttcagtcagaaAAGGTCCAGAAAAACACACTGCCCCAACCTAGCACAGCTGTGTTGTGTCCACAGTGAAACTGGAGAATATTTCAGGTGTCACAGATGGGCTTACTATGGCCTATGGGTGCTCACTATTTTAACTTAATCTATAGCTAAACGTTTAGCTGAAAATGATTCACAGTTTTACAAATTCTGCTAAAAGTACACTGCCAATTGTTGCAATTTCCAAATATGGAAATGTAAACAATCTATAATTATACCCTATGGGTAAAAATGTTCTTACACTCTGAGAGTTTTACACATTATTAATCAATATGTGCCAtttgaaatacatgtttattcaTTATGTATTGTTGTTACACTTGATTTGACTTTTTTGTATCGAAATGCTGCTAATTTACTGCCTGTGTTGCATGATGAAGAGGAAATTGAATGTAGACATTTTCAATCTTGTTTTATATTGCACATAATGTTTTGATATCTGCAAATGTTAACATGTcaccttttaaaaacacatattgTTGCTGTGAGCTGTATGACCTGTGGTGTTTGCTGGATGTGTTGGTGGGTCTGTGCAGGGAAATAAAGAAGAAAGCATACTGCCGaggtcttcctcttcctctgtttTACCAGCAAGAAATCAGCTGCTCAAACATTCACAGTTGAACAGACAGATGGCAGGAGAGAGACTTATTGCAGCTCTAACTCCAGACAACAGGTTCACATGTTAGACCAGCAGGTGGCTCTACAACATTAACAAAGAGGTGTTGATCCGGCTGAAAGAAAAATAATTAAGGATGTCATAAGGAGAAAACACTTCTGAAGTCAAGCTGTGCAATCAGTGAAGTAATTACAAGATGTATATTAAAACAAACTTTATTCCCTTGGAGGATAATgccatacaaaaataaaaaaaactttataaaataataaaaataataataataataataataataataatgataataacgtGACATACTGAATGAACTTTAAGGTGAGAAATGTTGAGGTCCTGTAGTGTAGATGTTTAACCTGTTTACTGTACATACATTCTACATGTGCTGTGGAAAAGCTGGTATCATTGCCAAAGCTCAAGTTTGTGAGGTGCTcttgaaaaaatatatttattaagtATTCCACATCATTTCAATGTAGGtcaatctgttatttaatagggtttgttttactgtctggaaaaaatgtaaaaatcaaTCTGAGAATTTGGATCATGGTTCTGTTTTATCCGATGTAATCTTACAAATAGCAGCGTTTAATCAGCTGCCCATAGGTCCATGAGGCGTTGGATAAATGTGGAGACccgaagaaaaaaaacacatactgCATGCAAGAAGTAGCTGTCAACATGAAATCTGAATCTTGGCAATAAATAGATATGTATCTACAATATAGAGTTAATAAAAACAGCTCTCATATGAagctataataaataaataatttatcAGAAATAAATATATGTTACTTTTATACAGTAATACAGGAAGATGCATGGCATCCATTTGGCTGAGTTCACCTGAACATAGAAACAAAACAATGTCATGTCCCTGTTTTGATGTGGAGAAAATGATATACCTTTTGGGAGCAGCTGGCTTAACTGTGAGTGATAGTGAACatcagtcttttttagtcagAATATAAACACAGTGTCCTTTAGATGTGTCTCATCTTGATATCTCTCGAGCTTCGGCCTTCAGGTCTCGCCCATAAAGATGTCACATATAGAGTTTCTTTAATGTGTATTATCTGGAGTATTTTCATTATTTACTCAGTAAAAGTTATTCACTCTTTGAAG
It contains:
- the ptger4c gene encoding prostaglandin E receptor 4 (subtype EP4) c, which gives rise to MINDTLAFGDLDTNVSAPLPPLALSHNQSAFPALRLESKSLVTSATMFAVGVLGNLIAIVVLCISKKEQKETTFYTLVCGMAITDLLGTCFTSPVVIATYVANRWPGGVLLCHFFSFSMLFFGSAGMSILCAMAVERYLAINHAYFYSQHIDRTMARFALLAAYLANIVLCIMPSFGFGQHVRHFPGTWCFLDWRATDSLGACYSFLYGGVMVVLIAVTLLCNLAVCKSLVGMNQRTSCEQRGSRRRFPRLPSVTSAAEIQMFWLMIFMTIVFLICSIPLVVRIFVNQLYDPAYISAGGRPDYRSDMLAIRFAAFNPILDPWVYILCRKNLLLKGCEKLKRTVSHTKDIRGDNIGWVRGQHSPPSLNSDDTSYASLRTASFRNDVEARVSINHKSFTDFAMRQAWEYDTARVNFHPFSVESTAILGCDEEEATGSKQEVEVKESSRGSATPPLSAHVRKVDIVTCTFSTPSSCQSAKCL